A segment of the Pedobacter faecalis genome:
GACCCAAAGAAGCCAAAGTAATACCCAGCTGAGTAGCAGCCAGATATCCATCGAGGTGTTGTGTGATGTGTTTTGCAATGTTCGCTACACGGCTCCCGGATTTGGCTTTAATCTCGATCTGGGATGCCCTGACCTTGACAATAGCAAACTCAGCTGCTACGAAAAAACCGTTCAGTGCTACTAAAAAGAATGTTAAGAATATCTTAAAACCTTCCATTAAGACTGATTATTTCTAAACTTTTGGTTGTAAAGGTCTATACTTTCCTGTATGACTTTATGTGCATAACGAACTCCAAGCAAATGTTCTATCGTAACCTTCTTTTCCTCAAGCGCTTTGTAATCCTGAAAAAATTTGACGATTTCCTTCATGGTATGCGGTGGCAGATCGGCCAAGTCATTAATATAGTTTACAGACATATCGTTCTTTGCCACTGCAATGATTTTATCATCCTGCTCGCCATTGTCTACCATGTGCATGACGCCAATGACCTTAGCTTCGATTATAGAAAGCGGATATACATCCACTGAGCAAAGCACCAGAATATCCAGAGGGTCGTTGTCATCACAATAGGTTTGAGGAATAAACCCGTAATTGGCCGGATACATCACTGAAGAAAAAAGAACCCGGTCGAGCTTGATCAGGTTGGAATCTTTATCAATTTCGTACTTAGCTTTCGATCCTTTCGGGATTTCGATGATTGCGTTTACTGTGGTTGGCAGGTTGTCTCCAGGGGATACGCTGTGCCACGGGTGATTGTCGTATTTACTCATTCGTGTTTATTGTTCAAAATTTGTTTGTTCGTCCTCAGCAACCTTTACTACTCGCTTTCTTACAAAGGTAATAATGAGCGGGATTGTTGTTATTAAAATGAATCCAATTATGATGTATAATAAATAATCATTGATTTCCTTTTCAAACCGTCTTCCAAGGAAATAGCCCAGCAAAGTTAATGATGCTATCCATATTATAGCACCTGTAATGTTATATAATGCAAATCTCCTGAAGTCTAACTTTACCACACCAGCAAAAATCGGTGCAAAGGTCCTGACTATAGGCACGAAGCGTCCCATAATCAACGCGAAGGCACCCTGCTTATGATAATATTCTTCTGCTGCTTTGAGGTAGCGCTTTTTAAAAAAGAAAGAATCCTTTCTTTGATACAATACCGGTCCGGTTTTCCGGCCAAACCAATAGCCGGTAAAGTTCCCAAGTATTGCTGCAATACAGAGTGTAAAGATCAATAAATAAATGTTCACGTCCAGTTTCCCGGTGGCCACAAACATTCCCGCAAGGAAAAGCAGGTAATCTCCGGGGAGAAAGAAGCCAAAAAAAAGACCGGTCTCTGCGAAGATTACGAAGGTTACTACATAAAAACCACCTTCTCTAAGTAATTTTTCGGGGTCTACAAACTGGTGTAAGGCGGTCCAGAGATCTTGCATAGTTCAATTATTCGTAAAACTACAAATAATTATCTAGACATGTGTTTATATCAGATCTAAAATTAGCCCTGGATAAATGCCCACTGCGATGGTAACAACAAGCGAAAGAAAGACAACGAGGCGGTACTGAAAGGGGGTGTCTAAGGCAATCCCATTTCCTTCTTTGAAGTACATAGCAACAATCACTTTGAAATAGTAGTAGAAGCCGACCAGCGCATTTAAGATAGCAAAAGCAACCAAATAGATGTGATATTCGTTCATCACGTTCAAAAACATCAGATATTTTCCGATAAAGCCTGCGGTAAGTGGAATTCCAGCGAGTGACAACATGGAGACGGTAAGCGCGAAGGCCATAAATGGATTCAATTTAGCTAAACCATTGAAGCTGTCGAAGTGGTCGTTTCCCGTCTTCTGCTTTACAAGGATTAAAACAGCAAAAGCAGTAATACTGGCAAAACTATATGCAAGTGCATAGACCAGAACGTTGCTGGCTGACGAAGATGTAAGTGTAACGAGTGAAAAGAGCAGATAACCCGCATGAGATATGCTGGAATATGCGAGCATACGCTTAAAGTTACGCTGAAATAGTGCGGTGACATTGCCTACCAGCAACGTAAGGAATACTAAAGCTAACACCGGAGAGAGCCAGAAATCGTGTAGCGGCGCGAGCGTGTCTGCAAATAAACGCAGCAGGGCAGCGAAACCGGCGGTCTTCACTGCAGTAGACATAAATGTTGTAATTAACGTGGGTGCACCCTCATATACATCTGGCGTCCAAAAATGGAACGGAGCAGCACCTATTTTGAATGCAAGCCCAATAAGCAGGAGAATTAGACCTGGATAGAAAAGAGACGACACTTCTGCGTGGTTACCGACGAGATAATTCTTGATATCTACCAGATTAAAGGAACCGGTCGCTCCATAGATAAGGGTAATTCCGAACAAGAGGAAGCCTGTGGAAAAAGCGCCCATCAGGAAATACTTTAAAGAGGCCTCATTCGAAGCGAAATTACTTTTACGGATTCCAGCAAGAATGTAGAGGCTTACCGACATAATTTCCAAACCTATAAATAGCATGGACATGTTGGTATAGGAGACCATGATGACAATACCCGCTAAGGCAAACAAAATCAGCGTCAGATATTCTGCAATATTGTCACTTTGTGACGAAAAATAGTTCTCAGTTAAAAGCAGGATTAAAATCGTTGAAAGTACTGTTATAGCGGTAAACGCAAGTGCGAAATTGTCCATTTGCATCATTCCGAAGTACACACGGCTGGTATTCCAGGATGTGCATACAAATACTAGCGAGATTGCGAGACCAGCAAGGCTAATAGGAAGCAACGCTTTACGGGCTTTAAACAAGCCGGCGTAAAGTACTACTAGGGCAGTGACAGCAATGGTGATTATGATGTTCATTTGTTTATTTTACCGATGTTAATTTTTGGGATACTTGTTCTATTAATTGCTGTACGGCGGCTTCGGAGAGCCCGAGAACGGGTTTAGGGTAAACGCCTAGCACAATGATGAGCAGGCATACGATTACCAGTACAATACGTTCGGAACCTTGCACGTCCGTGAAAGATGAAGTTGTGTTGCTTTCCGGGCCAAGCATAATCCCCTGATACATCCGCAACATATACACTGCTCCGAAAATAATGGTAAGACCTGCGACTACAGCGATCCATGTACTGTACTGATAAACGCCTATAAGCAAAAGAAACTCCCCAATAAAGCCGCTGGTTCCCGGTAGCGCCACTGTGCCCATTATGATGATCAATGTAGCAATTGCCAAATGCGGTGCCTTGGCAGCAATACCCCCTAATTCAGCTATCCTAGTCGTATTAACTCTCCGGTTTATAATATCAAGCACAAAAAACAAACCGATGACATTAACACCATGACTCAACATCTGAATCATTGCTCCTTGCAGGCCTTGTGTATTGATTACAAATACGCCGGCAGAAATAAGACCAACGTGGGCTATGGAAGAGTATGCAACGAGCCGCTTGCTATCCTTTTGTGTAAAAGCTATTATAGAAGCATACACAATGCCAATCACAGAAAGAATGATAGCGAGATGGCCCCACTCCTGTATTCCCAGCGGAACGACAGGCAACAGCCACCGAATGAGCCCATATATTCCCATTTTAAGCATTATACCCGACAACAGCATCGTACCCGCGGTAGGTGCCTCTGTGTAAGTATCCGGCTGCCAGGTGTGAAATGGGAACACAGGCATTTTTATAGCAAAGGCAATGAAGAAAGCCCAGAATACCCAACCCTGTTGGACAACGTCCAAATTCAGACTATAAAAAGCCTGTAGATTGAAATTTGATTCTGGATTCTGTAAAAAAAGGTAGATGATACCTAAGAGCATAAAAAGTGATCCGCCTATAGTATACACAAAAAATTTCATGTTTACCCTGATCCGGTCTTTGCCTCCCCATACTGCACAAATAAAATAAATTGGTATGAGTGCAGCCTCCCAACCGATGTAAAACAAAAAGGCGTCCATAGCTGTAAACACAAGTAACAGTCCACTTTGCATGAAGAGGATGAGTGCGTAAAAGGTTCCCGGATGCTTATATTGGTGAGGAAAACTAGACAAAACAATCAATGGAATGAGTCCATTCGTCAGAAGCACAAGAATAATGCTGATCCCATCTATTCCAGCATGGAAATCTATACCCAGCTGTTGTATCCAGGGATAATTTACTTCAAACTGCACGCTGGAGTCGGGTGTGAATTTGGTAACAAGGGCGGCAGTAATAAGTAAAGAGACTAGTGATGAAACCAAAGCCACAAACTTCGAACTGTTGCCCGAAAAAACGGTAATCAGTGCACTGAGCAAAGGAAAGGATATCAGAAGGAGTATTAGTTCCATTAGCAGTTTTTGAACGACCTTTTATAAAGATAAATATGTATATAATAGCAGTGATATAATACCGGCAACCATCATGAAGATATAAAATCCAACATTCCCGGATTGTAAAAGACGCAGGCCTTTGCTTGTCTGAGCGGTTCCGGCACCAAGTCCGTTAACGAGCCCGTCCACGATCTTCTTGTCGACAACCCTATAGAATAATCCAGAAGCTGCATCAAGTGGCTTCCTGACTAGTGTGTCGTAAAGTTCGTCAAGATAGAATTTATTATAGGACACCTTAGCCAGCATCGGACGTTCGGTCTCGTCGGAAACCGGAACGTGGGCTTTTTTAATATATCTGGCATATGCAATTACTATGGAAACAATTACGCCCAAGACGGAAACAGCCATCAATATATACTCGGTTGCGTGATCTGGCGTTTTGCCTGAATATTTAATCACCGGACTTAACCAGTGGGATAGCCAATGACTTCCACCAAGTGCTTCAGGTACGCCTAAGACACCTCCGGCCGCCGACAATATTGCTAAAATAATAAGGGGGATAGTCATCGATGTGGGAGACTCGTGGATCTTTTCCTCGCCATAATGGGTTCCCCGATATGTGCCGTAAAATGTTAGAAATAACATTCGGAACATATAGAATGCCGTTAAGAATGCTCCAAAAAGAGCCACCATCCATAATACTTTGTTATGCGCGTAGACGTGGGCAAGGATTTCGTCTTTGGAGAAAAAGCCTGAGAATGGCGGCAGTCCTGCAATGGCTATGGTGCCGACCAACATTGTAATAAAGGTTACAGGTAGCTTCTTCCGCAATCCACCCATATGCCTCATGTCTTGCTCATGATGCAGGGCATGAATAACTGACCCTGCACACAAAAATAGAAGCGCTTTAAAAAAAGCATGGGTAATCACATGAAAGAATGCTCCTGTGTAGGCTCCAACTCCCAGTCCAAGGAACATATAGCCGAGCTGTGACACAGTTGAGTATGCGAGCACTTTCTTGATGTCATTTTGAGTGAGCGCGATGATCGCTGCCATAATTGCGGTCACCAATCCGACGATGGCTATAATATTCTGTACCATTGGTGCAAGATCGAAGATAACGCTGGATCTCGCGATCATGTATATACCTGCAGTTACCATTGTGGCCGCGTGTATCAATGCCGAGACGGGGGTGGGCCCGGCCATAGCATCGGGGAGCCAGGTAAACAACGGCAACTGTGCGGATTTACCGCAAGCTCCGATAAACAGCAACAGCGCAATTAGCGTAAGGGTCGAATCTTGTGCCAAAAGGTTTTGAACCTGGGGAAATACCTTGGAGAACTCTACACTGCCAAAGGTGGTGAATATGAAGAATACTGCAAGGAGGAAACCCAAATCGCCAATTCGGTTCATCACAAATGCCTTTTTCGCTGCAGATGCATAATTGCCGTTTGTATACCAAAACCCGATCAAAAGGTAGGAACAAAGGCCTACACCTTCCCAGCCGATAAACATAACGACATAGTTAGATCCCAAAACCAAGACTAACATGAAAAAGATGAAAAGATTGAGATAACTGAAAAATTTGCCAAACCCCGGATCGTCATGCATGTAGCCGGCGGAATATACATGTATCAGAAATCCGACACCAGTGACGATCAACAACATGATTGCACTGAGCGGATCTACTAAGAATGACAGGGGGATCTGCAGATAACCAGACGAGATCCAATCAAACAGGAAGACTTCATGGCTCTTTCCAACAGACGAACTGAGTTCTGTGAAGATGGCAATACTAAGGGCAAAAGAAAGAAATATCGCGCCGCTTCCTATGAAGCCTATCAGACTCTTTGAAAAGGTATTTCTTCCAACTCCGTTGATCAACGAGCCGATCAGCGGGATTAATGGAACCAGCCAAACTAAATCTAGTATCATTTTTTCTTCCATCTATTTATTACCATTTAAGGCGATTCAGTACATTAATATCTATGGATTGTGTGTTGCGGTAGACCATCACTATTATACTTAGCCCTACGGCTACCTCTGCTGCAGCGAGCGCCATTATAAAAAACACAAACACTTGGCCGGATGCATCATTGTGGTGCACTGAAAAGGCGGTAAGCAAAAGATTAACTGCATTAAGCATAAGCTCGACAGACATAAATATAACAATAGCATTGCGGCGCGTGAGCACGCCGATCACGCCTATTGTGAAAATAATAGCGCTTAACC
Coding sequences within it:
- a CDS encoding inorganic diphosphatase, whose product is MSKYDNHPWHSVSPGDNLPTTVNAIIEIPKGSKAKYEIDKDSNLIKLDRVLFSSVMYPANYGFIPQTYCDDNDPLDILVLCSVDVYPLSIIEAKVIGVMHMVDNGEQDDKIIAVAKNDMSVNYINDLADLPPHTMKEIVKFFQDYKALEEKKVTIEHLLGVRYAHKVIQESIDLYNQKFRNNQS
- a CDS encoding DedA family protein, with product MQDLWTALHQFVDPEKLLREGGFYVVTFVIFAETGLFFGFFLPGDYLLFLAGMFVATGKLDVNIYLLIFTLCIAAILGNFTGYWFGRKTGPVLYQRKDSFFFKKRYLKAAEEYYHKQGAFALIMGRFVPIVRTFAPIFAGVVKLDFRRFALYNITGAIIWIASLTLLGYFLGRRFEKEINDYLLYIIIGFILITTIPLIITFVRKRVVKVAEDEQTNFEQ
- a CDS encoding NADH-quinone oxidoreductase subunit N; this encodes MNIIITIAVTALVVLYAGLFKARKALLPISLAGLAISLVFVCTSWNTSRVYFGMMQMDNFALAFTAITVLSTILILLLTENYFSSQSDNIAEYLTLILFALAGIVIMVSYTNMSMLFIGLEIMSVSLYILAGIRKSNFASNEASLKYFLMGAFSTGFLLFGITLIYGATGSFNLVDIKNYLVGNHAEVSSLFYPGLILLLIGLAFKIGAAPFHFWTPDVYEGAPTLITTFMSTAVKTAGFAALLRLFADTLAPLHDFWLSPVLALVFLTLLVGNVTALFQRNFKRMLAYSSISHAGYLLFSLVTLTSSSASNVLVYALAYSFASITAFAVLILVKQKTGNDHFDSFNGLAKLNPFMAFALTVSMLSLAGIPLTAGFIGKYLMFLNVMNEYHIYLVAFAILNALVGFYYYFKVIVAMYFKEGNGIALDTPFQYRLVVFLSLVVTIAVGIYPGLILDLI
- a CDS encoding complex I subunit 4 family protein — translated: MELILLLISFPLLSALITVFSGNSSKFVALVSSLVSLLITAALVTKFTPDSSVQFEVNYPWIQQLGIDFHAGIDGISIILVLLTNGLIPLIVLSSFPHQYKHPGTFYALILFMQSGLLLVFTAMDAFLFYIGWEAALIPIYFICAVWGGKDRIRVNMKFFVYTIGGSLFMLLGIIYLFLQNPESNFNLQAFYSLNLDVVQQGWVFWAFFIAFAIKMPVFPFHTWQPDTYTEAPTAGTMLLSGIMLKMGIYGLIRWLLPVVPLGIQEWGHLAIILSVIGIVYASIIAFTQKDSKRLVAYSSIAHVGLISAGVFVINTQGLQGAMIQMLSHGVNVIGLFFVLDIINRRVNTTRIAELGGIAAKAPHLAIATLIIIMGTVALPGTSGFIGEFLLLIGVYQYSTWIAVVAGLTIIFGAVYMLRMYQGIMLGPESNTTSSFTDVQGSERIVLVIVCLLIIVLGVYPKPVLGLSEAAVQQLIEQVSQKLTSVK
- the nuoL gene encoding NADH-quinone oxidoreductase subunit L, which codes for MLDLVWLVPLIPLIGSLINGVGRNTFSKSLIGFIGSGAIFLSFALSIAIFTELSSSVGKSHEVFLFDWISSGYLQIPLSFLVDPLSAIMLLIVTGVGFLIHVYSAGYMHDDPGFGKFFSYLNLFIFFMLVLVLGSNYVVMFIGWEGVGLCSYLLIGFWYTNGNYASAAKKAFVMNRIGDLGFLLAVFFIFTTFGSVEFSKVFPQVQNLLAQDSTLTLIALLLFIGACGKSAQLPLFTWLPDAMAGPTPVSALIHAATMVTAGIYMIARSSVIFDLAPMVQNIIAIVGLVTAIMAAIIALTQNDIKKVLAYSTVSQLGYMFLGLGVGAYTGAFFHVITHAFFKALLFLCAGSVIHALHHEQDMRHMGGLRKKLPVTFITMLVGTIAIAGLPPFSGFFSKDEILAHVYAHNKVLWMVALFGAFLTAFYMFRMLFLTFYGTYRGTHYGEEKIHESPTSMTIPLIILAILSAAGGVLGVPEALGGSHWLSHWLSPVIKYSGKTPDHATEYILMAVSVLGVIVSIVIAYARYIKKAHVPVSDETERPMLAKVSYNKFYLDELYDTLVRKPLDAASGLFYRVVDKKIVDGLVNGLGAGTAQTSKGLRLLQSGNVGFYIFMMVAGIISLLLYTYLSL
- the nuoK gene encoding NADH-quinone oxidoreductase subunit NuoK, with amino-acid sequence MDQITNQLQAVPLNHYLWLSAIIFTIGVIGVLTRRNAIVIFMSVELMLNAVNLLLTAFSVHHNDASGQVFVFFIMALAAAEVAVGLSIIVMVYRNTQSIDINVLNRLKW